Proteins from a genomic interval of Quercus robur chromosome 9, dhQueRobu3.1, whole genome shotgun sequence:
- the LOC126698304 gene encoding DIS3-like exonuclease 2 isoform X2, which produces MRPGLVQQSVVEPNCEGDKEKKKKRRSNRRSKQSTPPPPTSVNGPECLGDGRTCNHVTASLSSSSTKQHVLDMRPPMDHGWDMRPPNEHALDLCPPIEHELTRASDVGFSSMPTMRICEQVNPMEEQNIPNQHVSDFGHRVMSQSCPEPVFYRGSPGTSKNNYMFPSPHIEGSQKKYFDPHWSMEAVNEALKKGEAFKVLFRVNAHNRLEAYCKIDGVPTDVLISGIAAQNRAVEGDIVVLKVDPSSLWTRMKGSTGISNNPAPVEDCNILLEDGEIASDNSKDSLHVGSFDGQSEVVKAVGRICSSISTFPSKRPTGRIVSIIKRSPRRDAIVGYLNVKNWLSYHELCRKETKNRSSLTLSDSEYIHLTPTDPKLPKMMVFVKGLPDCIKKRLEKGDSTVEMELVAARIEEWDEESSVPLAHVLHIFGRGSEVEAQINAILFENAIRSSEFSPELLSSIPHIPWEVPREEVKSRRDLRNLCIFTIDPSTAIELDDALSIEKLSNGNFRVGVHIADVSYFILPDTAIDIEAQVRSTSVYLSQYKLPMLPPMFSENLCSLNPGVDRLAFSIFMDINYAGDVVDHWIGRSVIQSCCKLSYKQAQDIIDEISNVDGSNITENGNPQLYGHFKWPDVVRSVKSLHEISKILKEKRFSDGALRLESSKVVYLFDDHGIPYDSMLCGQKESNFLVEEFMLLANRTAAEIISRAFPDSALLRRHPEPNMRKLREFEAFCCKHGLELDTSSSGRFNQSLEQIREKLKDDTVLFDILISYASRPMQVATYFCSGDQKNGENDWGHYALAVPHYTHFTSPLRRYPDIIVHRTLAAAIEAEELYLKYRGSLPKVSRGEKVARRCFTCIHFDRDAAESLEGKKALSAAAVKHGVPCSESLADVAAYCNERKQASGHVKDACDKLYMWVLLKKKKILFSEARVLGLGPRFMSIYIQKLAIERRIYYDEVEGLTVEWLETTSTLVLSLANKRSSRRGGPGKWRALEDIAFVVSPCDVKIERWVFGGSSSEQVGDTGVAAQASEPICKSVISNTEVDPGVFPLTVHLLSTIPVVLHAVGGDDGPLDIGARLYLSSYLR; this is translated from the exons atgagGCCTGGCTTAGTTCAACAATCTGTGGTTGAACCAAATTGTGAAGGCgataaggagaagaagaagaagcgccGATCTAACCGCCGATCCAAACAATCCACTCCTCCTCCTCCTACTTCAG TAAATGGACCAGAGTGTTTGGGAGATGGTAGAACATGTAATCATGTAACTGCATCTCTGAGTAGTTCTTCAACAAAGCAGCATGTATTGGACATGCGTCCTCCAATGGATCATGGATGGGACATGCGTCCTCCAAATGAGCACGCATTGGACTTGTGTCCTCCAATTGAGCATGAATTAACCCGAGCATCAGACGTTGGTTTCTCTTCTATGCCAACAATGCGTATCTGTGAACAAGTGAACCCCATGGAGGAGCAAAACATACCAAATCAGCATGTATCTGATTTTGGTCACAGAGTCATGTCACAATCTTGTCCTGAACCAGTTTTTTACAGAGGATCACCTGGGACATCTAAAAACAACTATATGTTTCCTTCCCCTCATATTGAGGGTTCtcagaaaaaatattttgatccACACTGGTCCATGGAGGCTGTTAATGAGGCATTAAAG AAAGGTGAAGCTTTTAAAGTTTTGTTTCGTGTCAATGCCCACAATAGACTTGAG GCTTATTGCAAAATTGATGGGGTACCAACGGATGTTCTCATTAGTGGAATTGCTGCCCAAAATAGAGCT GTGGAAGGAGACATTGTAGTGCTCAAGGTTGATCCTTCGTCATTATGGACCAGGATGAAAGGGTCAACCGGGATATCTAACAATCCTGCACCAGTGGAAGATTGTAACATTCTCCTGGAAGATGGTGAAATTGCTAGTGATAACTCTAAAG ATTCTTTGCATGTAGGTTCTTTTGATGGGCAGAGTGAAGTTGTAAAAGCAGTGGGCAGGATTTGTTCCTCAATTAGCACATTCCCTTCAAAACGACCTACTGGCAGAATTGTTTCCATAATTAAGAGGTCTCCTCGACGAGATGCTATTGTTGGCTATCTTAATGTTAAGAATTGGTTATCTTACCATGAACTCTGCAGAAAAGAGACAAAGAACAGAAGTTCATTGACATTGTCTGACAGTGAGTACATCCACCTGACACCAACTGACCCCAAACTTCCCAAAATGATGGTCTTCGTGAAGGGCTTGCCAGACTGCATCAAGAAAAGATTGGAGAAGGGTGATTCAACAGTTGAAATGGAGCTGGTAGCTGCACGAATTGAAGAATGGGATGAAGAAAGTTCTGTTCCACTAGCCCATGTCTTGCATATTTTTGGACGGGGCAGTGAAGTAGAGGCACAGATCAATgcaattttatttgaaaatgcaATCCGTTCATCTGAATTTTCTCCTGAATTACTATCTAGCATTCCACATATTCCTTGGGAGGTGCCACGTGAGGAAGTTAAAAGTAGAAGAGATCTTCGAAATTTGTGCATATTTACTATTGACCCTTCCACTGCCATTGAACTGGATGATGCTCTCTCTATTGAAAAATTGTCCAATGGCAATTTCAGAGTAGGAGTCCACATTGCGGATGTGTCGTATTTTATTTTACCTGACACAGCCATAGACATAGAAGCACAGGTTCGATCAACAAGTGTCTATCTGTCACAATACAAATTACCAATGTTGCCCCCAATGTTTTCAGAGAATCTGTGTTCTCTTAACCCTGGAGTAGATAGACttgcattttctatttttatggaCATCAACTATGCTGGGGATGTTGTTGACCATTGGATTGGCCGCTCTGTGATACAATCTTGTTGCAAGCTTTCATACAAACAGGCTCAGGACATTATTGATGAAATAAGTAATGTGGATGGTTCTAATATCACTGAAAATGGGAATCCCCAGTTGTATGGCCATTTCAAGTGGCCTGATGTTGTTAGATCTGTTAAAAGCCTTCATGAaatctccaaaattttgaaGGAGAAGAGATTTAGTGATGGGGCTTTACGTCTGGAGAGCTCCAAAGTTGTTTATCTATTTGATGATCATGGTATTCCATATGATAGCATGCTTTGTGGACAGAAGGAGTCAAACTTTTTGGTTGAGGAGTTTATGCTTTTGGCAAATAGGACAGCTGCGGAAATCATATCTAGAGCTTTTCCTGATAGTGCATTACTGCGGAGGCATCCTGAACCAAATATGCGAAAGCTCAGAGAGTTTGAAGCATTTTGTTGCAAACATGGTTTGGAATTGGACACTTCTTCTTCTGGTCGGTTTAATCAATCGCTGGAGCAAATCAGGGAAAAGCTCAAGGATGATACTGTGCTGTTTGACATTCTGATCTCATATGCTTCGAGACCAATGCAAGTGGCTACTTACTTTTGTAGTGGAGATCAGAAAAACGGTGAAAATGATTGGGGTCATTATGCACTGGCTGTTCCTCACTACACTCATTTTACTTCACCACTGCGTCGGTATCCTGATATTATAGTGCACCGGACACTGGCTGCAGCCATAGAGGCTGAGGAGTTGTACTTGAAGTATCGAGGATCTTTGCCAAAAGTTAGCAGGGGAGAGAAAGTAGCAAGAAGATGTTTCACTTGTATTCATTTTGATAGAGATGCTGCGGAATCCCTGGAAGGTAAGAAAGCACTGTCAGCTGCAGCAGTAAAGCATGGAGTTCCCTGCTCTGAATCACTTGCAGATGTTGCTGCTTATTGCAATGAAAGAAAGCAGGCTAGCGGGCATGTGAAGGATGCCTGTGACAAGCTCTACATGTGGGTtctgctaaagaaaaaaaag ATTTTATTTTCAGAAGCAAGAGTATTGGGTCTTGGGCCAAGATTCATGTCCATTTATATTCAAAAGCTAGCT ATTGAGCGTCGGATATATTATGATGAAGTAGAAGGCTTGACTGTAGAATGGCTGGAGACTACTTCCACATTGGTGCTTAGTTTAGCTAACAAACGCTCTTCTAGGAGAGGTGGCCCTGGTAAATGGAGGGCACTTGAAGACATTGCATTTGTTGTAAGTCCATGTGATGTGAAAATTGAACGGTGGGTGTTTGGAGGGAGTTCTAGTGAACAGGTAGGTGATACTGGTGTTGCTGCTCAGGCTTCAGAGCCCATTTGCAAATCTGTCATTTCAAATACTGAAGTTGATCCTGGAGTTTTCCCCCTCACAGTGCATCTCCTTTCAACCATTCCTGTAGTACTTCATGCAGTAGGTGGGGATGATGGTCCCCTTGATATTGGGGCAAGGCTTTACCTGAGCTCATATCTAAGGTAA
- the LOC126698304 gene encoding DIS3-like exonuclease 2 isoform X1 — protein sequence MRPGLVQQSVVEPNCEGDKEKKKKRRSNRRSKQSTPPPPTSVNGPECLGDGRTCNHVTASLSSSSTKQHVLDMRPPMDHGWDMRPPNEHALDLCPPIEHELTRASDVGFSSMPTMRICEQVNPMEEQNIPNQHVSDFGHRVMSQSCPEPVFYRGSPGTSKNNYMFPSPHIEGSQKKYFDPHWSMEAVNEALKKGEAFKVLFRVNAHNRLEAYCKIDGVPTDVLISGIAAQNRAVEGDIVVLKVDPSSLWTRMKGSTGISNNPAPVEDCNILLEDGEIASDNSKGKSKVDADYECDHYRSCPYPEKGSCYGEGTFVGETVHLEPSGPASCNLVHPAASDSLHVGSFDGQSEVVKAVGRICSSISTFPSKRPTGRIVSIIKRSPRRDAIVGYLNVKNWLSYHELCRKETKNRSSLTLSDSEYIHLTPTDPKLPKMMVFVKGLPDCIKKRLEKGDSTVEMELVAARIEEWDEESSVPLAHVLHIFGRGSEVEAQINAILFENAIRSSEFSPELLSSIPHIPWEVPREEVKSRRDLRNLCIFTIDPSTAIELDDALSIEKLSNGNFRVGVHIADVSYFILPDTAIDIEAQVRSTSVYLSQYKLPMLPPMFSENLCSLNPGVDRLAFSIFMDINYAGDVVDHWIGRSVIQSCCKLSYKQAQDIIDEISNVDGSNITENGNPQLYGHFKWPDVVRSVKSLHEISKILKEKRFSDGALRLESSKVVYLFDDHGIPYDSMLCGQKESNFLVEEFMLLANRTAAEIISRAFPDSALLRRHPEPNMRKLREFEAFCCKHGLELDTSSSGRFNQSLEQIREKLKDDTVLFDILISYASRPMQVATYFCSGDQKNGENDWGHYALAVPHYTHFTSPLRRYPDIIVHRTLAAAIEAEELYLKYRGSLPKVSRGEKVARRCFTCIHFDRDAAESLEGKKALSAAAVKHGVPCSESLADVAAYCNERKQASGHVKDACDKLYMWVLLKKKKILFSEARVLGLGPRFMSIYIQKLAIERRIYYDEVEGLTVEWLETTSTLVLSLANKRSSRRGGPGKWRALEDIAFVVSPCDVKIERWVFGGSSSEQVGDTGVAAQASEPICKSVISNTEVDPGVFPLTVHLLSTIPVVLHAVGGDDGPLDIGARLYLSSYLR from the exons atgagGCCTGGCTTAGTTCAACAATCTGTGGTTGAACCAAATTGTGAAGGCgataaggagaagaagaagaagcgccGATCTAACCGCCGATCCAAACAATCCACTCCTCCTCCTCCTACTTCAG TAAATGGACCAGAGTGTTTGGGAGATGGTAGAACATGTAATCATGTAACTGCATCTCTGAGTAGTTCTTCAACAAAGCAGCATGTATTGGACATGCGTCCTCCAATGGATCATGGATGGGACATGCGTCCTCCAAATGAGCACGCATTGGACTTGTGTCCTCCAATTGAGCATGAATTAACCCGAGCATCAGACGTTGGTTTCTCTTCTATGCCAACAATGCGTATCTGTGAACAAGTGAACCCCATGGAGGAGCAAAACATACCAAATCAGCATGTATCTGATTTTGGTCACAGAGTCATGTCACAATCTTGTCCTGAACCAGTTTTTTACAGAGGATCACCTGGGACATCTAAAAACAACTATATGTTTCCTTCCCCTCATATTGAGGGTTCtcagaaaaaatattttgatccACACTGGTCCATGGAGGCTGTTAATGAGGCATTAAAG AAAGGTGAAGCTTTTAAAGTTTTGTTTCGTGTCAATGCCCACAATAGACTTGAG GCTTATTGCAAAATTGATGGGGTACCAACGGATGTTCTCATTAGTGGAATTGCTGCCCAAAATAGAGCT GTGGAAGGAGACATTGTAGTGCTCAAGGTTGATCCTTCGTCATTATGGACCAGGATGAAAGGGTCAACCGGGATATCTAACAATCCTGCACCAGTGGAAGATTGTAACATTCTCCTGGAAGATGGTGAAATTGCTAGTGATAACTCTAAAGGTAAAAGTAAGGTAGATGCAGATTACGAGTGTGACCATTACAGAAGTTGCCCCTACCCTGAGAAGGGGTCTTGTTATGGGGAAGGTACTTTTGTGGGTGAAACTGTTCATTTAGAACCGAGTGGACCTGCTAGTTGTAATCTTGTTCACCCTGCTGCTTCAGATTCTTTGCATGTAGGTTCTTTTGATGGGCAGAGTGAAGTTGTAAAAGCAGTGGGCAGGATTTGTTCCTCAATTAGCACATTCCCTTCAAAACGACCTACTGGCAGAATTGTTTCCATAATTAAGAGGTCTCCTCGACGAGATGCTATTGTTGGCTATCTTAATGTTAAGAATTGGTTATCTTACCATGAACTCTGCAGAAAAGAGACAAAGAACAGAAGTTCATTGACATTGTCTGACAGTGAGTACATCCACCTGACACCAACTGACCCCAAACTTCCCAAAATGATGGTCTTCGTGAAGGGCTTGCCAGACTGCATCAAGAAAAGATTGGAGAAGGGTGATTCAACAGTTGAAATGGAGCTGGTAGCTGCACGAATTGAAGAATGGGATGAAGAAAGTTCTGTTCCACTAGCCCATGTCTTGCATATTTTTGGACGGGGCAGTGAAGTAGAGGCACAGATCAATgcaattttatttgaaaatgcaATCCGTTCATCTGAATTTTCTCCTGAATTACTATCTAGCATTCCACATATTCCTTGGGAGGTGCCACGTGAGGAAGTTAAAAGTAGAAGAGATCTTCGAAATTTGTGCATATTTACTATTGACCCTTCCACTGCCATTGAACTGGATGATGCTCTCTCTATTGAAAAATTGTCCAATGGCAATTTCAGAGTAGGAGTCCACATTGCGGATGTGTCGTATTTTATTTTACCTGACACAGCCATAGACATAGAAGCACAGGTTCGATCAACAAGTGTCTATCTGTCACAATACAAATTACCAATGTTGCCCCCAATGTTTTCAGAGAATCTGTGTTCTCTTAACCCTGGAGTAGATAGACttgcattttctatttttatggaCATCAACTATGCTGGGGATGTTGTTGACCATTGGATTGGCCGCTCTGTGATACAATCTTGTTGCAAGCTTTCATACAAACAGGCTCAGGACATTATTGATGAAATAAGTAATGTGGATGGTTCTAATATCACTGAAAATGGGAATCCCCAGTTGTATGGCCATTTCAAGTGGCCTGATGTTGTTAGATCTGTTAAAAGCCTTCATGAaatctccaaaattttgaaGGAGAAGAGATTTAGTGATGGGGCTTTACGTCTGGAGAGCTCCAAAGTTGTTTATCTATTTGATGATCATGGTATTCCATATGATAGCATGCTTTGTGGACAGAAGGAGTCAAACTTTTTGGTTGAGGAGTTTATGCTTTTGGCAAATAGGACAGCTGCGGAAATCATATCTAGAGCTTTTCCTGATAGTGCATTACTGCGGAGGCATCCTGAACCAAATATGCGAAAGCTCAGAGAGTTTGAAGCATTTTGTTGCAAACATGGTTTGGAATTGGACACTTCTTCTTCTGGTCGGTTTAATCAATCGCTGGAGCAAATCAGGGAAAAGCTCAAGGATGATACTGTGCTGTTTGACATTCTGATCTCATATGCTTCGAGACCAATGCAAGTGGCTACTTACTTTTGTAGTGGAGATCAGAAAAACGGTGAAAATGATTGGGGTCATTATGCACTGGCTGTTCCTCACTACACTCATTTTACTTCACCACTGCGTCGGTATCCTGATATTATAGTGCACCGGACACTGGCTGCAGCCATAGAGGCTGAGGAGTTGTACTTGAAGTATCGAGGATCTTTGCCAAAAGTTAGCAGGGGAGAGAAAGTAGCAAGAAGATGTTTCACTTGTATTCATTTTGATAGAGATGCTGCGGAATCCCTGGAAGGTAAGAAAGCACTGTCAGCTGCAGCAGTAAAGCATGGAGTTCCCTGCTCTGAATCACTTGCAGATGTTGCTGCTTATTGCAATGAAAGAAAGCAGGCTAGCGGGCATGTGAAGGATGCCTGTGACAAGCTCTACATGTGGGTtctgctaaagaaaaaaaag ATTTTATTTTCAGAAGCAAGAGTATTGGGTCTTGGGCCAAGATTCATGTCCATTTATATTCAAAAGCTAGCT ATTGAGCGTCGGATATATTATGATGAAGTAGAAGGCTTGACTGTAGAATGGCTGGAGACTACTTCCACATTGGTGCTTAGTTTAGCTAACAAACGCTCTTCTAGGAGAGGTGGCCCTGGTAAATGGAGGGCACTTGAAGACATTGCATTTGTTGTAAGTCCATGTGATGTGAAAATTGAACGGTGGGTGTTTGGAGGGAGTTCTAGTGAACAGGTAGGTGATACTGGTGTTGCTGCTCAGGCTTCAGAGCCCATTTGCAAATCTGTCATTTCAAATACTGAAGTTGATCCTGGAGTTTTCCCCCTCACAGTGCATCTCCTTTCAACCATTCCTGTAGTACTTCATGCAGTAGGTGGGGATGATGGTCCCCTTGATATTGGGGCAAGGCTTTACCTGAGCTCATATCTAAGGTAA